A single region of the Bacteroides luhongzhouii genome encodes:
- a CDS encoding DUF4492 domain-containing protein — translation MKNTLLTIWNFYLEGFRSMTLGRTLWVIILLKLFVMFFILKMFFFPNFLGDHPTDADKGTYVGNELIERAIPDKSTDF, via the coding sequence ATGAAGAATACACTGCTTACGATCTGGAACTTCTATTTGGAGGGCTTCCGTAGTATGACCTTAGGGCGCACCCTATGGGTTATTATATTGCTGAAATTGTTCGTCATGTTCTTCATCCTCAAAATGTTCTTTTTCCCTAATTTCCTCGGTGATCACCCCACCGATGCCGATAAAGGTACATACGTGGGAAATGAACTGATAGAACGTGCCATCCCTGATAAATCTACTGATTTTTAA